A genomic segment from Helicobacter sp. NHP19-012 encodes:
- a CDS encoding DUF3971 domain-containing protein, which translates to MHFGGLKIERFYLKLNNKFLLRVGQLDIIELIKHKPNKKPPTIAAIVRYIQYSMWAMDYFENITIQEIDIKPKIKAHVFFDGHRYEFAFPDLVRGQFYLKEQEGQGLHLNINYLDSDPYHIHLIGQATYLKHTEQLNFSLQVSPIPTPNIRPSKLKIFVQGLTDFKSVALRLNSNNIKHLDFLKPYFKPDKHQALQKWLFSNISFGGFFIKDAKLSLNFKDKHILKSLQKNLSVQALVQNAHVIYNSKLPPILAKEVGLEYKDGQLTITPKHINYQHMRLEGSQVVISHFGPASRLVASIKNASSAAFSPIKEILKAYNINLPLSQFKPNVGADILLTMQFVPHAKPFLFVQGSVDIAAGSFALYGVPLSNQSAQVFLDISPTSKIIYISTAHTRYQNMADTDNRITIDFSHKSLTSQAIVHKIQVNTNQAINNNPFETRRTILPKATSAVRLSSLPSLIAKGVDTLAFKNKLHQIIQAQNAEVFSQDIIYATEDNLPTLTFDLDFSKDKQTIFKIKELEIEGAISRDYSLHLKNIAKLVPISPLAHYFAIKRGALKITTKDLKSFKFFGTNLDIELPLYRNDGRRFNSFSLLGTFGDRGLEFLLQMGR; encoded by the coding sequence ATGCACTTTGGCGGACTCAAAATAGAGCGATTCTATCTAAAACTGAATAATAAATTCTTGCTAAGGGTGGGGCAGTTAGACATCATAGAGCTCATCAAGCACAAGCCAAATAAAAAACCCCCGACCATCGCCGCCATTGTGCGCTACATCCAATACAGCATGTGGGCTATGGATTACTTTGAAAACATCACCATCCAAGAAATAGACATCAAACCCAAAATCAAAGCCCATGTGTTCTTTGATGGACACCGCTACGAATTTGCCTTCCCCGACCTTGTGCGTGGGCAGTTTTACCTTAAAGAACAAGAGGGTCAAGGATTGCACCTAAACATTAATTATTTAGACTCTGACCCCTACCATATACATCTTATAGGGCAGGCGACCTACCTTAAACACACAGAACAATTAAACTTCAGTCTGCAAGTTTCCCCCATCCCCACCCCAAATATTAGACCATCCAAATTAAAAATTTTCGTGCAAGGTTTGACCGACTTTAAATCCGTAGCTCTTAGGCTAAACTCTAACAACATCAAACACTTAGACTTTTTAAAGCCCTACTTCAAGCCCGACAAGCACCAAGCTCTACAAAAATGGCTCTTTAGCAACATCTCCTTTGGTGGCTTTTTCATCAAGGACGCAAAACTCTCCTTAAACTTCAAGGACAAGCACATCTTAAAGAGCTTGCAAAAGAACCTGAGTGTGCAGGCCCTCGTGCAAAACGCCCATGTCATCTACAACTCCAAACTCCCCCCCATTTTGGCTAAAGAAGTGGGGCTAGAGTATAAGGACGGGCAGCTCACCATCACGCCTAAGCACATCAACTACCAACACATGCGCTTAGAGGGCTCGCAGGTGGTGATAAGCCACTTTGGACCTGCATCTAGGCTAGTGGCGAGCATTAAAAACGCCTCAAGCGCCGCCTTTTCTCCTATCAAAGAGATTTTAAAAGCCTACAACATCAACCTACCCCTAAGCCAATTCAAGCCCAATGTCGGGGCGGACATTTTGCTCACCATGCAGTTTGTCCCCCATGCCAAGCCCTTTTTATTCGTGCAAGGCAGCGTAGACATCGCCGCAGGGAGCTTTGCGCTCTATGGCGTGCCCTTAAGTAACCAAAGCGCACAGGTGTTCTTAGACATCAGCCCCACAAGCAAAATTATCTACATCAGCACTGCCCACACCCGCTATCAAAACATGGCCGACACCGACAACCGCATAACCATAGACTTCAGCCACAAGAGCCTCACAAGCCAAGCCATTGTCCATAAAATCCAAGTCAACACCAACCAAGCCATCAACAATAACCCCTTTGAAACAAGGCGCACCATTTTACCCAAAGCCACCTCCGCCGTGCGCCTAAGTTCTTTGCCAAGTTTAATCGCCAAGGGCGTGGATACCCTCGCTTTTAAAAACAAGTTGCACCAAATCATCCAAGCCCAAAACGCTGAGGTCTTTAGTCAAGACATCATCTACGCCACTGAGGACAACCTACCGACCCTGACCTTTGACTTGGACTTCTCCAAAGACAAGCAAACCATTTTTAAAATCAAGGAATTAGAGATCGAGGGGGCAATTTCTCGGGATTATAGCTTGCATTTAAAGAACATCGCCAAACTTGTCCCCATTTCGCCTTTGGCGCACTACTTTGCCATTAAAAGGGGCGCGCTCAAAATCACCACCAAGGACTTAAAGAGTTTTAAGTTCTTTGGAACAAACTTAGACATCGAGTTGCCGCTTTATCGTAACGATGGGCGGCGGTTTAACTCTTTTTCGCTTTTGGGGACTTTTGGGGATAGGGGTTTGGAGTTTTTACTCCAGATGGGGCGGTGA
- the mltG gene encoding endolytic transglycosylase MltG: MAKRTATSPIEKKGRNILLEMALIIALSLLFYLSIPIKSYAIVYIPKGALKTALSHLHALESPTPPINTLDLWILRLMSALHLWHTPERGYVAIPISPNNTTTKGDFLHALSLSKVVYKDITLIPGETLYFFLRHLAKVFHLKVEDLEQVYNAKALWADGAIVPDTYRFTLGISAQNLMGYLLKHSQEHYQKLSEQLLGNYDPKKWQQTLIIASIIQKEAANAAEMPLIAGVIYNRLKRHMPLQMDGALNYGAYAHSKVTHERIATDNSPYNTYKHKGLPKEPVGSVGLDAIKAALFPAKTPFLYFVKTKGGTHKFSVNYKEHVRAIPKF; encoded by the coding sequence ATGGCAAAAAGAACGGCCACAAGCCCGATAGAAAAAAAAGGGCGTAATATTCTCTTGGAGATGGCTTTGATCATCGCGCTTTCATTGCTGTTTTACTTAAGTATACCCATAAAATCTTACGCGATTGTTTACATACCCAAAGGTGCGCTTAAAACCGCCTTAAGCCACCTACACGCCCTAGAAAGCCCCACGCCCCCGATAAATACCCTAGATTTGTGGATTTTACGCCTGATGTCCGCTTTGCACCTATGGCACACACCCGAAAGGGGCTATGTGGCAATCCCTATAAGCCCCAATAACACCACCACCAAGGGGGACTTCTTGCACGCCTTGAGCTTGTCTAAGGTGGTCTATAAGGACATCACCTTAATCCCGGGCGAAACCTTGTATTTTTTTCTAAGGCACTTGGCTAAGGTGTTTCATTTAAAAGTGGAGGATTTAGAGCAAGTCTACAACGCCAAAGCCCTTTGGGCTGATGGGGCGATTGTCCCGGACACCTACCGCTTCACGCTTGGCATTTCGGCGCAAAATCTCATGGGCTATCTTTTAAAGCACAGCCAAGAACACTACCAAAAATTAAGCGAGCAACTTTTAGGCAACTACGACCCCAAAAAGTGGCAACAAACCCTAATCATTGCCTCCATTATCCAAAAAGAAGCGGCCAATGCCGCAGAGATGCCCCTCATTGCCGGGGTGATTTACAACCGCTTAAAAAGGCACATGCCCTTGCAAATGGACGGGGCGTTAAATTATGGGGCGTATGCGCACAGCAAGGTAACGCACGAAAGGATTGCCACCGACAACAGCCCCTACAACACCTACAAGCATAAGGGTCTGCCCAAAGAGCCCGTGGGCAGTGTGGGGCTTGATGCGATCAAGGCGGCTTTGTTTCCTGCCAAAACGCCCTTTTTATACTTTGTCAAAACCAAAGGGGGGACGCATAAATTCAGCGTGAATTATAAAGAGCATGTCCGTGCAATTCCCAAATTTTGA
- a CDS encoding 4Fe-4S binding protein produces MAKMQAPEGVPVWVNEARCKGCDLCVSVCPAGVLGMGFKPTHILGKVAKVAYPESCIGCYKCELGCPDFAIYVAEKKEFKFAKVSKEAEDRGARVRANNYMLLEESVKEGRGK; encoded by the coding sequence ATGGCGAAAATGCAAGCCCCTGAGGGCGTGCCTGTTTGGGTCAATGAAGCCCGTTGTAAGGGTTGTGATTTGTGCGTGTCGGTGTGTCCGGCGGGGGTGCTTGGGATGGGCTTTAAGCCCACGCACATTTTGGGTAAGGTCGCTAAGGTCGCCTACCCTGAGAGTTGTATCGGGTGCTACAAATGTGAGCTGGGTTGCCCCGATTTTGCAATTTATGTGGCAGAGAAGAAGGAGTTTAAATTTGCGAAAGTGTCTAAAGAAGCTGAGGATAGGGGGGCTAGAGTGCGGGCAAATAATTACATGCTTTTAGAAGAAAGCGTGAAAGAGGGGAGGGGCAAATGA
- the fliN gene encoding flagellar motor switch protein FliN, which translates to MDNQNNNTNKDGGGVSIQSNPTLANLPSVNPKLKRQPTLNPRELELTTYLEELINDYKGLLDMEVTFMAELGSTSIPLGEVLRFERGSVIDLQKPAGESVDTFVNGRVIGKGEVMVYEKNLAIRLNEVLDSNAIVYYIAKDM; encoded by the coding sequence ATGGATAACCAGAACAATAATACTAACAAGGATGGGGGTGGGGTGAGTATCCAATCCAACCCTACCCTAGCCAATTTACCCTCTGTCAATCCCAAGCTCAAAAGGCAACCAACCCTAAACCCTAGGGAATTGGAACTCACGACCTATTTAGAAGAGCTCATCAACGACTACAAGGGTTTGTTAGACATGGAGGTCACTTTTATGGCAGAACTAGGCTCAACTTCTATCCCACTTGGGGAAGTTTTGCGCTTTGAAAGGGGGTCGGTCATCGATTTACAAAAGCCCGCTGGTGAGAGTGTGGATACCTTTGTCAATGGGCGGGTGATTGGCAAGGGCGAAGTCATGGTGTATGAAAAAAACCTAGCTATCCGCTTAAACGAAGTGTTAGACTCCAATGCCATTGTCTACTACATTGCAAAGGATATGTAA
- a CDS encoding FeoA family protein produces the protein MSLLECQKNKRYTILDITTPDLELKDRLLSFGIAVGVEFELLQHSLKKATFSIAIERAQVALRSGEAKHILVRPL, from the coding sequence ATGAGCCTACTCGAGTGCCAAAAAAACAAACGCTACACCATCCTTGACATCACCACCCCTGATTTGGAGCTAAAAGACCGTCTTTTATCCTTTGGAATTGCTGTAGGAGTGGAATTTGAGCTGTTGCAACACTCCCTTAAAAAAGCCACCTTTAGCATCGCCATTGAACGCGCCCAAGTCGCCCTACGCTCAGGCGAAGCCAAGCACATTTTAGTGCGCCCTCTATGA
- a CDS encoding AsmA-like C-terminal domain-containing protein, whose amino-acid sequence MGRIRGEKIIFVNDINFNVDTFLKAKVPAIKELLAPSANKPTKEQIKDETIFIKAKQLYEKEHKIPPNRLIIQAKNAVVTFKGFPFALENILVNMRDGRLKADASYHNAMVAFDMMHGQFRIKANNFSGDYLNMVLQTITTQNLIQGGLYSLIGGYKNNVFSGELRLQNTTIKNFKVLQNMINLINTIPSLIVFRNPRLGANGYEISKGRVVFGINPGYLGLEHIQLTGTTLDVDGNGIVELSKRKIDMSLNIATIKGFANIINKIPILSYLILGGDGKISTHVSLSGSLDNPKANVTLAKDILQAPFRILRRIFTPIDIIVDEIKKGMRNEPTRVPKKQTLHHP is encoded by the coding sequence ATGGGGCGCATTCGGGGGGAGAAAATCATCTTTGTCAATGACATCAATTTCAATGTGGATACTTTTTTAAAAGCCAAAGTGCCCGCCATTAAAGAATTGCTAGCTCCAAGCGCAAATAAGCCCACCAAAGAGCAAATCAAGGATGAAACGATTTTTATCAAGGCAAAGCAACTCTACGAAAAAGAACATAAAATCCCTCCAAACCGCCTAATCATACAGGCTAAAAACGCTGTGGTTACTTTTAAGGGCTTCCCCTTTGCTCTAGAAAATATTTTGGTCAATATGCGCGATGGACGCTTAAAAGCGGATGCGAGCTACCACAACGCTATGGTTGCCTTTGACATGATGCACGGGCAGTTTAGGATCAAGGCAAATAACTTCAGCGGAGACTATCTTAACATGGTCTTACAGACCATCACCACACAAAATCTCATACAAGGCGGGCTGTATAGCCTCATTGGCGGGTATAAGAACAATGTCTTTAGCGGGGAGCTCAGGCTACAAAACACCACAATTAAAAACTTTAAGGTCCTACAAAATATGATCAATTTAATCAACACTATCCCCTCTTTAATCGTGTTTAGAAACCCCAGACTTGGAGCAAATGGGTATGAGATTTCTAAGGGTCGAGTGGTCTTTGGCATTAACCCGGGCTATTTAGGTCTAGAGCATATTCAACTCACGGGCACAACTTTAGATGTGGATGGAAATGGGATTGTGGAGCTCTCCAAGCGCAAAATTGACATGTCTTTAAACATCGCTACCATTAAAGGTTTTGCCAACATCATCAATAAAATCCCCATTTTAAGCTATTTGATCTTAGGTGGAGATGGTAAGATTTCCACACATGTGAGTTTAAGCGGAAGTTTAGATAACCCTAAAGCCAATGTAACTTTAGCAAAAGACATTTTACAAGCTCCCTTTAGGATTTTAAGGCGGATTTTCACGCCTATTGATATTATTGTCGATGAAATTAAAAAAGGAATGCGAAATGAGCCTACTCGAGTGCCAAAAAAACAAACGCTACACCATCCTTGA
- the nth gene encoding endonuclease III — translation MSANTIKARLLAHFANPTTELEYQNPYELIVAVLLSAQCTDKRVNATTPAFFAKYPSIVSLARADIAEVQECIKSISYPNSKAKHLVKMANQVLENFHGQIPQTQAELKSLAGIGQKSANVILSVAFGANLLAVDTHVFRVAHRLGLSTAKSAEQTEADLSALFVNDLSSLHHALILFGRRICKAINPKCSACFLQEFCVSRANFKPR, via the coding sequence ATGAGTGCGAACACCATTAAGGCTAGGTTGCTCGCCCATTTTGCTAACCCCACCACTGAGCTAGAGTATCAAAACCCCTATGAACTCATCGTGGCGGTGTTGTTGTCGGCGCAATGCACGGATAAAAGGGTGAACGCCACCACCCCTGCCTTTTTTGCCAAATACCCGAGCATTGTAAGCCTAGCTAGAGCTGATATTGCAGAGGTGCAAGAGTGCATTAAAAGCATTTCTTACCCCAACAGCAAGGCAAAGCACCTCGTCAAAATGGCTAACCAAGTCTTAGAAAACTTTCACGGGCAAATCCCACAAACCCAAGCCGAGCTCAAAAGTCTAGCGGGCATTGGGCAAAAGAGTGCAAATGTTATCTTGTCTGTCGCCTTTGGGGCAAATCTCTTAGCCGTAGACACACATGTTTTTAGAGTGGCGCACCGCTTAGGGCTCTCCACCGCCAAGAGCGCAGAGCAGACAGAAGCTGATTTAAGTGCGCTTTTTGTGAACGACTTAAGCTCCCTACACCACGCCTTGATACTCTTTGGACGGCGCATTTGCAAGGCGATTAACCCTAAATGCTCCGCTTGTTTTCTGCAAGAATTTTGCGTGAGTCGGGCAAATTTCAAACCCCGCTAA